In Deltaproteobacteria bacterium RBG_16_64_85, the genomic window TCCAGGTTCTGCCTGTCCTGGTGCGCCAGGCGCCATATGTCCTGTACCGACAGGGCGTCCTCTTCGCCTGCCACGCGCTCGAACCGGTCGCCGGCGCCCACCTCGCCTTCCTCCAGGACCTTCATGTAGAAACCGGTCCGGCCGCTCGACATAAACGTCTTCGGGAACGATTCCAATCCCATCCGGATCCCGAGCTTGAAGCAGGGGGAGCGGGGCTGGGTTACCTCCACCAGCGCGAAACCGATCCTGAAAACGTCCCCGATGCGGACCGCGTCTTCCGGCATCCCCGAAACGGTGAAATTCTCGCCGAACTGTCCGTAGGTGAAGTCCGTCCGTCCCAATTCGCGGCTCCAGTACTCGTGATGTTCGAACGGATACGCGCAGACGGCCTTGTGGATCCCCCCGTGGACGTTGCGGTCGGCCTGCCCGTCCCCTTCGAGGTTCAGCCTCCGCAGCATCACCCTCCTGCCCACCGGTTCCTTGAAGATCCCCGTGCTCACCGTCTTGCCTTGGTAGAGCACTTCTTTCGGCAGGGATACGTTCACAGAGATCAGTCTCATGGCGGGATCCCCCTAACAAGCTAGCTTACGCATTCCGCGCTGTATCGTGCGAGTAGCCGGGAGACCCTACAATACATGAGGTCGGCGTAAATGCCCACATGCACAGGCATCCGATGCTTCGTGAAGGGAGAGGTATTCCAGGACCTCTTTCGCATCGGCACGGCGGAGATCCGGGTGGGGAGGGAGGACGAGGAGCGGGCCGTGCGGCTCCTTCGGGAGACGACCTTCTCGCCGGAAAAAGGGGAGTGAAGGGCGTCTTCCGCCGGACGACCGCAACGATCCGATTTCATGCCGCAGACGCGGGCCGAGGGGAAATGCGATAGAATTTCATCTGGAATTGAGCGCTGGGGAGGTTCCGATGCATGCCGAAAGCAGAAGGCGATTTCTCCGGATGGCGGCGATAGCCGCTGGCGGCGTTGTCCTCAATCCGGTCGCACGCCGGGCCGAGGCGATCGCGGCGGCCTTGACCCGGGGCGACTCGACGGAAACGCGGACATTGGGAAATACGGGCATCAAGGTCATGACTGTCGGGATGGGCGCGATGATCACCCGCGATGCGGACATCGTTCGGTACGCGGTCGACCATGGCATCGACTATGTCGACACCGCGGATTGCTATATGGGAGGAGAAAACGAACGGATCGTGGGCCGCGCCTTGCGGGGGGTTCGCGACAAGGTCGTCCTCGCCTCGAAGGTTCACATCATGGACGTTCCGGGGATGATCCGATCCGTAGAGAACAGCCTGCGGTCGTTGAACGTCGAAATGATCGACATCATGCAGCTCCACGGGATTTCCTCGGAAGGGGAGGTGACCGACGGGCGAGCCCGGGAAGCGCTGCAGATGCTTATGGCCCAGGGGAAGATCCGCATCCCGGGAGTCACGACGCACAGCGGGCAGGTGACGGTATTGCGGGCGGTTCAGAAGCACGGATTCTTCAAGACCGTCCTGGTGGCGTACAACTTCCGCTCCGACGCGGGGATCAAGACGTCGATCAAGACCTCACCGGGCCTGGACGAGCGGCTTT contains:
- a CDS encoding molybdenum cofactor biosysynthesis protein — its product is MRLISVNVSLPKEVLYQGKTVSTGIFKEPVGRRVMLRRLNLEGDGQADRNVHGGIHKAVCAYPFEHHEYWSRELGRTDFTYGQFGENFTVSGMPEDAVRIGDVFRIGFALVEVTQPRSPCFKLGIRMGLESFPKTFMSSGRTGFYMKVLEEGEVGAGDRFERVAGEEDALSVQDIWRLAHQDRQNLEGARKALRLSSLAPEWRERLEKRFKDAGISIE